In Erigeron canadensis isolate Cc75 chromosome 8, C_canadensis_v1, whole genome shotgun sequence, the DNA window GTCGTATTGCACGGCTAAccaaaaataatgaaaagatccaaatcataataaataaaatattatttctcGAACTTTTATGTTTATTGATTGATATAAAACCGCTATATATTCTACTGATTCATATGTATCACTTCATGCAGATATATTAAACGAATATAATACATGTTATTAGCAATATATTGGTCCATATCAACCTATAGATATAAAGTTCAATACATTTTAAAATAGTTTTCTATTGACACATTatgaatttataaaattttagctatatttttacttaatatcATAGTTGTTTGTGACACATGACCTCCGCTAAAGTGGGATTTGATATTGTTACAGAATTGAAtgttttcaaataaacattttaaaataaGGTAATGCTAAATGAATTAtctcggttttcggttttcatttaatgtgcataaaaaattgTAACATATCCCTGAAGTTACAAATATTTAATACACAATAACGAAAATCCGCAATGCTTCATTTAACAAAACCCTTTACAATAATCTAGATTAGAGTCGAATGAATAACTAGAATAAGAAACACCTTATCAATTATAAGATTCAGTTGCCTATCAATTACCATCTTTAATTAGGAATGAATTCTAAACAAATAGTCATTATCACTTATATCCTAAATCACGGGTTCGACTCTTTAAAGTGACGCGTcatgtaaatttttttcttttaatctcTTTGTATGGTTCATGGTTTACATCTTGAAGTCTAGCGTACATGTAGGGTTCTATCAATATATGCTGAAGTATCCCCTGATGattgttcaatttttttttgaaaaaacaaatggCAAGAAAATATAATTAGTGTTTGTTTCTTGGAATTAAGCGGCCTCTAATAGGTAAAACTTGAAATAGTATGGTAGAACCTCTTTCTTAAATGAAAAGTGTAAGTATATAATTCCCATGTGATTAGGTGTTTTGATATGCAAGCAACATTCATCACTTGGAAAAGCACATGAATAGTTGAGGTTCACTTATGACTCTCAAATACAATGAAACATCTAATTATCACAATAATAACGCCCCTTCCTTCTTTAGAAAAGTTAATCCGTATCTAACAAAAATCCAAGTTAAggttttcctttcttttttacaAAATGATATATTCCCTTTGCTCATTCTACGTTTttactaaataatataaatgatatattAGGGGGAGAGGAGTGGTCACGACTTCACAGAGGGTTGGCCATGCCGCCGAAGTAACACCGCCGCCATCAAGACGACATCATCGTGGGCTGGGGGCTGGCGGGCTTAAAGCCCTGCACGGCTTGGAGCATTTGAACGTTGGGGGGAGCGTATGGAGGTGGGGTCCAACCCACTTTTTGACTATTGcacactaattaaaaaaaataattctccTGCTTCTTTATCTATATATGCACTTCATTTTaacctaaaaattcaccaaacaaaaatatatcttcaaactttcacaaaaaaacacacaccaCATTACCAAAAAATGGATtactcttcatcatcttcttcattttgtgtTCCACCGGAGTTAGACGATTCGTCTACGTGGAGtacttttcagtttttaatCAAGTGTACGCCGAGCTTGAAGATACGACACCTCTTACGACACTCGTAGGTATATCGATCAAGACCGAGAAGAAGCTCACTGATACTAATGCGTGACTACTTCGTTGAAGACTCAAAGTTTGACGAACCATTTTTTCGTCATCGTTTTCGCATGAGCAAGaggttgtttttgaaaattgttgatgatattgAAGCTAAATTTAGTTACTTTCAAGAGGGGTACGACGCACGGGGTAAAAAAAGTTGCACCGCTCTTCAAAAGTGCACATCGGCGATCAAGCAACTGTCTACGGGTGAACCTTCAGACGTGTATGACGAGTATTTATGTATGGCTGCCAGAACGGGACACAAGAGCTTGGAGTACTTTTGTGATGCGGTCATTAATTTATATCAAAAGGAGTTCTTACGTAGGCCGACATCTCATGACGTTGCTCTCATCACACAATTagctcatgaagaaagacacCACATTCCAGGAATGCTTggtagtcttgattgtacacacatCTAATGGAGGGTGTGCCCTAAACACTTAAAAGGGCAATACACGAAGGGTGATCACAAGGTACCTACTATTATGATTGAATGTGTTGCTTCCTATGACTTGAGGATTTGGCATTCGTTTTTCGGTCTTGCTGGATCGAACAACGATGTCAACGTTTTGCAGCAGTCGCCGTTGTTTCAAAACGAGCGTAATGGATCCGCGCCAGACAGTTCATTTAGCGTAAATGGACATGTTTACAAGCGTGGTTACTACCTTACCGATGGAATCTATCCTAGTTGGGCTGTGTTTCTTAAAGCTTATCTGCATCCAATGGAACAAgatgaaaagaaatttaaaatactacaagaggctgcaagaaaggatgttgaGCGGGCGTTCGATGTTCTCAAGGGAAAATGGAAGATTTtagacccccccccccccggctATGGACAAAGGAGAAGATCGGAAAAGTCGTCGCCGCGTATATAATactacacaacatgatcataaaAGACAACGGGCGGGCAATATCACCTGTTCATATTATGGATCCACCGGTGCCAAGAGTTTATAACCCGAAAGCAAAGCGGGAGTTACATGACAAGGACGTACATCATCGGCTTCGATACGATCTTATGGCGCATATATTGGCTTTAGACTTGTCATACCTTGATGATTCAGCGATGCAGCCACCATCAGTTACGAGTTTGATTTAGTTGTCTTCATTATCATGTAGAATTTAAATTTCAGTTTATGTtgttatgtactttttaatttatgtttatgtaatgtttagtttaattttaatgaaatatttaagtttgtattaaaaaagaaaaaaatatttgattaagttaaatgaaaaaggaaaaaataaaatttgggagggttgagaAGGTCATGAATGTCATTGAAAATGTTTGGGAGAGTtggttgggagggttgaaaaagaaaattgagtcagaggtatttgattggttgaattTAGGAGGGTTGAAAAATCCCACTACATGACTCCTCTACCCCTTAcgttcttgttttctttttactaacaaaaattaaagttaagtttttccttttcttttttacaaaatcatatcatatatttcCTTTTCTCGATCTACTTTTTtactaaataatatattatgatGTTGTTTTCTTTTGGGATAAGTGTCCAGAAATGCAttcaactaatgctcaaaagttgTTGTGTACATGAACtctaggtcagctttattgtgtttacgaaacttgaagttttggttattgtgaacataaaacgggattatggctatgtgggaccggttactttcacgttgacccgttgactcgttgactgcttacgtgacatgtacacaataactttttgggattagtttatgcataaaaataaaaaaaaaagattattttttttcaaactcgccggaaactgcaaatactcgtcagaaaacttaaaaatccgattaaaccttcgtttcttcgaattagaccacgaaattcgtaccaaaatactcaaaaatcagccgcgaacaaaccctcagAAAAAGTTAAACCGATTGAGACTAGCCGAAAAATTCACCAACtcaccggaaaaattaaaatcaccataactttgttgtttattagagtttcgacttgaaacaacaccaaactgctcaaaattgttgtccgaaactcgaataaacaacaaagttatggtgattttaaatttttcgGCGAGTTAGTGAATTATCCGGCAAGTCTCAATTGGTTTAACTTTTGCCGAGGGTTTATTCGCagctgatttttgagtattttagtgccaatttcgtggtctaattcgaagaaacgaaggttGAATcgaatttttaagttttccggcgagtatttgcagtttccggcgagtttgaaaataaataatctgttttttttaattgtgtgcataaactaatcccaaaaagttattgtgtgcataaactaatcccagaaagttattgtgtgcatgtctcgtaagcagtcaacgggtcaacgtgAAGGTGGTGACCGACTAACTTTTGACCCGGTCATTTTTGCATGCTATAAGACTATTGAACAAGTTtactgaatacaataaagctgacctaaagttcgtgcacacaataacttttgagcattagttgactgcatttctgggtatttatctcttttcttttatgagaatagatacaaaatataaacatgtatcgttttgtttttttttttttttaatttttcattttcaaattcgTTAGATATGAGTATTTTAAGTCAATAGGTTTTTGACACCTTAGTTTCGTTAATTTATTGTAACCCAGACACTTGAGCTACTTGGTTATGAGTTTAGAGTTTTATCAAATACACTCATCTTTGTCTTCAACGCGATGGAGTCATCAACGCCACCAACGCAAGGTCAAGCCTTCAAGCGTATTTCTAGATATCATGTTTATTTTGTTCAACAATATCatgtttatttttctaaaaaacaacaaatttgACAGAAAAATTAGCGGGCCCCATGTCAATGTCAAAGTATTAACGTCGACGTCGCCGTTAATGTCTTGGTCGGGTTGACTTTTTCTGATGGTGTTACCATGTGCCTATCATATTCAtctcaaatatgttaaaaaattaaaattctttttaattgtgaaattaaaaaatctttgatttgatttggtgtgaaatagcctaataattctGTTGTTATGGTACTTTACCAACACTCAACCACTAGGAGTGACCCACCAGTAAAGTAGTactgaaaaaataaaacaaccaCGCATCATACCAATTAACCACCATGTGCATTCTGCATTGGACCAGTCCTACATGACTATCAACTATCTTTAAGTAGAAACCAAATTTCAACTAAAATATTCATCCATTTATTtcctcttttaatatatatatatatatatatatatgcaagaatgaataaataaataaatatatatatatatatatgcaagaatgaataaataaataaatacgagATCTTGTAACTTTCTCCATTTTATAAGTTAATGACATCTTGTTTACCTATTTCGCAATGTTACATGCTTATCTCTAAGTCGTAAATATATCCATATCTG includes these proteins:
- the LOC122610806 gene encoding uncharacterized protein LOC122610806; translation: MRDYFVEDSKFDEPFFRHRFRMSKRLFLKIVDDIEAKFSYFQEGYDARGKKSCTALQKCTSAIKQLSTGEPSDVYDEYLCMAARTGHKSLEYFCDAVINLYQKEFLRRPTSHDVALITQLAHEERHHIPGMLGSLDCTHI